The following are from one region of the Oncorhynchus nerka isolate Pitt River linkage group LG8, Oner_Uvic_2.0, whole genome shotgun sequence genome:
- the LOC115133003 gene encoding small ribosomal subunit protein uS9 — MPAKGPLQSVQVFGRKKTATAVAHCKRGNGLIKVNGRPLEMIEPATLQYKLLEPVLLLGKERFAGVDIRVRVKGGGHVAQIYAIRQSISKALVAYYQKYVDEASKKEIKDILIQYDRTLLVADPRRCESKKFGGPGARARYQKSYR, encoded by the exons ATGCCGGCCAAAGGTCCTCTGCAATCGGTCCAGGTTTTCGGACGCAAA AAAACAGCCACCGCTGTTGCTCACTGCAAGAGGGGGAATGGCCTCATCAAGGTGAACGGCAGACCCCTGGAGATGATTGAGCCAGCCACTCTCCAGTACAAG CTTCTGGAGCCAGTGCTGCTGCTGGGCAAGGAGCGTTTTGCTGGAGTTGACATCCGAGTCCGAGTGAAGGGTGGTGGACATGTCGCACAGATCTACG CTATCCGTCAGTCCATCTCCAAAGCCCTGGTCGCATACTACCAGAAAT ATGTGGATGAGGCCTCCAAGAAGGAGATCAAGGACATCTTGATCCAGTACGACAGGACCCTGCTGGTTGCCGACCCTCGTCGCTGCGAGTCCAAGAAGTTCGGTGGACCAGGAGCCCGTGCCCGCTACCAGAAGTCTTACCGTTAA
- the LOC115133002 gene encoding nectin-1-like, translated as MKNQTYFWVLVDLCLMLTETGVGIRVISYNGRPTVTQGQHADLTCELMETNEELIQISWQKSTRGYRANHNFFLITPSQGPSHVKGRGDRVGFIGNTTALVGSIRLGDVSLTDEGVYTCIFTVFPSGPYQAEIHLNVQIPPVISVAVDTPPVVAEGQESILATCTAANAKPPADVRWSTASARQPLSLTTSTNTTLNPDATATVRVHLKGEPSRVMHQQEVQCLVNHTTLSQQKVVPYEIDIHYPPNSVKIIINERAPQAPAFQCLVDANPPPSEFTWKRLNSPNLSETGGLLELVKVGPDFSGLYSCEVSNPYGAASGFLYVHKVDQRSIVPVALWVFLPILLLFLCIVTVSLWLLFSRGPLRGRAMALFFL; from the exons ATGAAAAATCAAACATATTTCTGGGTTCTGGTGGACCTCTGTCTCATGCTGACTGAGACTGGAGTTG GTATCAGAGTCATCTCTTACAATGGCCGCCCAACAGTGACTCAGGGACAACACGCAGACTTGACCTGTGAGCTCATGGAGACAAACGAGGAGCTCATCCAGATCTCATGGCAGAAGAGTACCAGGGGTTACCGTGCCAACCACAACTTCTTCCTCATCACCCCTAGCCAGGGTCCATCACATGTCAAGGGGCGGGGGGACAGGGTGGGCTTCATTGGGAACACCACTGCGCTGGTGGGCTCTATACGACTGGGGGATGTGTCCCTGACTGATGAGGGCGTCTACACCTGCATCTTCACTGTGTTCCCCAGTGGGCCATACCAGGCAGAGATCCACCTCAATGTCCAAA TTCCTCCTGTGATTTCGGTTGCTGTGGATACTCCACCCGTGGTTGCTGAGGGGCAGGAGAGCATCTTGGCCACATGCACAGCGGCCAACGCCAAGCCCCCTGCAGATGTACGGTGGAGCACGGCCAGTGCAAGGCAACCACTGAGTCTGACAACCTCAACCAACACTACACTGAACCCAGACGCCACCGCCACGGTGAGGGTCCACCTGAAGGGAGAGCCCTCCAGGGTCATGCACCAACAGGAGGTTCAGTGCCTGGTGAACCACACCACTCTGAGCCAGCAGAAGGTCGTTCCCTACGAGATAGATATACACT ATCCTCCAAATTCGGTCAAAATCATCATTAATGAGCGCGCACCCCAGGCACCGGCGTTTCAGTGTTTAGTAGACGCCAACCCCCCTCCGTCAGAGTTCACATGGAAGAG ACTGAATAGTCCAAACCTCAGTGAGACTGGGGGCTTGTTGGAGTTAGTGAAGGTGGGCCCTGACTTCAGTGGTCTGTACAGCTGTGAGGTGTCCAACCCATACGGCGCAGCATCTGGTTTCCTATATGTGCATAAAG TTGATCAGCGCTCCATTGTACCAGTAGCCTTGTGGGTTTTCCTCCCcatactcctcctcttcctctgcatTGTAACTGTATCTCTCTGGCTGTTGTTTTCCAGAGGACCACTGAGAGGGAG AGCCATGGCACTGTTTTTTTTGTAG